Proteins from a genomic interval of Roseinatronobacter monicus:
- a CDS encoding Glu/Leu/Phe/Val family dehydrogenase, with protein MTEHNFFASVERFIANATPHLPLPDGLAERITQCNSTYTVRFGVKLRGRIHSFEGWRSVHSEHIEPAKGGIRYAPDATMDEVEALAALMSLKCALVNVPFGGSKGALRINPADWSEDELERITRRFTQELARRDLIHPGRNVPAPDMGTGEREMAWIADEYRKMGRSDAINVNACVTGKPVSRGGIEGRIEATGRGVQYAIRAYLDHPDMPPVAGQKSIAGLSVVVQGFGNVGYHAAKFLAEDGARITGIVEYDAAIFDPAGLDVEAIAQHRRENGTIGGFAGAQSLPSHEGLTHMAADILIPAAREAAITEQNCDAMRYELIVEAANGPITAGAEARLLAQGVCILPDLYVNAGGVVVSYFEWVKNITHLPFGLMEKRQKLSAGVSMINALEQVAGRTLAEDLRHEIARETQEIDLVRSGLEEIMARAFNEIAAHSVSTAGNLRTAAYAVSIARIADYYRAIGL; from the coding sequence GCCGCATCTGCCGCTGCCTGACGGTCTGGCAGAACGGATCACCCAGTGCAACTCCACCTATACGGTGCGCTTCGGCGTCAAGCTGCGCGGGCGCATCCACAGCTTCGAGGGCTGGCGCTCGGTCCATTCGGAACATATCGAACCGGCCAAAGGCGGCATCCGCTACGCACCGGATGCAACGATGGACGAGGTCGAGGCGCTTGCCGCGCTGATGAGCCTGAAGTGCGCGCTGGTGAACGTGCCCTTCGGCGGCTCGAAGGGCGCGCTGAGGATCAATCCGGCGGACTGGAGCGAGGACGAACTGGAACGTATCACCCGCCGTTTCACGCAGGAACTGGCGCGGCGCGACCTGATCCACCCGGGCCGGAACGTGCCCGCGCCCGATATGGGAACGGGCGAGCGCGAGATGGCATGGATCGCGGATGAATACCGCAAGATGGGGCGCTCGGACGCGATAAACGTCAATGCCTGCGTCACCGGCAAGCCGGTCTCGCGTGGTGGGATCGAGGGCCGGATCGAAGCTACCGGACGAGGCGTGCAATATGCGATTCGCGCCTATCTGGACCATCCTGACATGCCGCCGGTGGCGGGACAAAAAAGCATCGCGGGGCTGTCCGTCGTGGTTCAGGGTTTTGGCAATGTCGGCTATCACGCCGCGAAGTTTCTGGCCGAGGACGGCGCGCGCATCACCGGCATTGTCGAATATGACGCGGCGATCTTCGACCCGGCGGGGCTGGATGTCGAGGCTATAGCACAGCACCGGCGCGAAAACGGCACAATCGGCGGTTTTGCGGGTGCGCAGAGCCTGCCCAGCCACGAGGGGCTGACCCATATGGCCGCCGATATCCTGATTCCCGCCGCCCGCGAAGCCGCCATCACCGAGCAGAACTGTGACGCGATGCGCTACGAACTAATTGTCGAGGCGGCGAACGGGCCGATCACGGCGGGGGCCGAGGCGCGGCTGCTGGCGCAGGGCGTGTGCATCCTACCCGACCTTTATGTGAATGCTGGTGGGGTCGTGGTGAGCTATTTCGAATGGGTCAAGAACATCACTCACCTACCATTCGGGCTGATGGAAAAGCGCCAGAAGCTCAGCGCCGGGGTGTCGATGATAAATGCACTCGAACAGGTGGCCGGGCGCACGCTGGCCGAAGACCTGCGCCACGAGATCGCGCGCGAGACGCAGGAAATCGACCTCGTGCGGTCGGGGCTCGAAGAGATCATGGCCCGCGCCTTCAATGAGATCGCCGCCCATTCGGTCAGCACGGCAGGCAACCTGCGCACCGCCGCCTATGCCGTTTCCATCGCCCGGATAGCCGACTACTATCGCGCAATCGGGTTGTAG
- a CDS encoding LysR family transcriptional regulator: protein MDIRWLEDFLTLVEMRNFTRAAEFRNVSQAAFSRRIQSLEHWVGTALIVKGASPVRLTEAGAQFREEAAASVERLLGARAKIRGKQFELMSQVRIAIPNVLARSDFKTVLRMLGGKVRSSFSVSVGNTHEVTARYLAGDADILLCHDSLALPSPVHSEAQERLVVRRDLFAPYAVLDPARRAAFGFPGTPQAPFLLVAYSHRAYFMRLFDHILERAEAEPSYKITVQCDMSDVLKEVIAEGHGVGWLPASAVDAAAAALIGPIGGREWALDVEICAYRPRRALAPEVEALWRALSAEATRNGGAP from the coding sequence ATGGATATTCGCTGGCTCGAAGATTTCCTCACACTAGTCGAGATGCGCAATTTCACGCGCGCGGCAGAGTTCCGCAACGTCTCGCAAGCTGCTTTCAGCCGACGGATCCAGTCGCTTGAACATTGGGTCGGAACGGCGCTGATCGTGAAAGGGGCAAGCCCAGTGCGGCTGACCGAGGCGGGCGCGCAGTTCCGCGAGGAAGCCGCCGCCTCGGTCGAACGCCTGCTGGGTGCGCGGGCCAAAATCCGTGGCAAGCAGTTCGAACTGATGAGTCAGGTGCGCATCGCCATTCCCAACGTTCTGGCGCGGTCGGATTTCAAAACCGTGCTGCGGATGTTGGGGGGCAAGGTGCGCTCGTCCTTCTCGGTCAGCGTCGGCAATACCCACGAGGTTACCGCGCGCTATCTGGCGGGCGATGCGGATATCCTGCTGTGCCACGACAGCCTCGCCCTGCCGAGCCCCGTCCATTCTGAGGCGCAGGAACGGCTGGTGGTGCGCCGCGATCTCTTTGCGCCCTATGCCGTGCTCGATCCGGCACGGCGTGCCGCTTTCGGCTTTCCCGGTACGCCACAAGCGCCCTTTCTCCTCGTCGCCTATTCGCACCGCGCCTATTTCATGCGGCTATTCGACCATATCCTCGAACGCGCCGAGGCCGAGCCAAGCTACAAGATCACCGTACAATGCGACATGTCGGACGTTCTCAAGGAGGTGATCGCGGAAGGCCACGGCGTGGGCTGGCTGCCCGCCTCTGCCGTCGATGCCGCCGCCGCCGCGCTGATCGGCCCGATTGGCGGTCGGGAATGGGCGCTAGATGTAGAAATCTGCGCCTATCGCCCGCGGCGTGCGCTTGCCCCCGAGGTCGAAGCGCTCTGGCGGGCGCTGAGTGCGGAGGCCACGCGCAACGGGGGCGCGCCATGA